A window from Zingiber officinale cultivar Zhangliang chromosome 7A, Zo_v1.1, whole genome shotgun sequence encodes these proteins:
- the LOC122000699 gene encoding probable sugar phosphate/phosphate translocator At3g11320 codes for MSEKAEALWSALLTGRFFTLGLVAAWYSSNIGVLLLNKYLLSNYGFKYPIFLTMCHMTACSIFSYVAIAWLKLVPMQSVRSRVQFLKISALSLVFCGSVVSGNVSLRYLPVSFNQAIGATTPFFTAVFAYIMTLRQESWITYVTLIPVVMGVIIASGGEPSFHLFGFIICIGATAARALKTVLQGILMSSEEEKLNSMNLLLYMAPIAVILILPATIIMEKNVINVMLALAREDSKFILYLLLNSSLAYFVNLTNFLVTKYTSALTLQVLGNAKGAVAVVISILIFRNPVSFTGMAGYTLTVIGVILYSESKKRNK; via the exons ATGAGTGAGAAGGCGGAGGCTCTGTGGTCGGCGTTGCTGACGGGGCGATTCTTCACTCTCGGTCTCGTCGCGGCGTGGTACTCTTCCAACATCGGAGTGCTACTTCTCAACAAATACCTTCTGAGCAACTACGGGTTCAAGTACCCCATCTTCCTCACCATGTGCCACATGACGGCTTGCTCCATCTTCAGCTACGTTGCGATTGCCTGGCTGAAGCTTGTGCCTATGCAGTCTGTCCGATCTCGAGTCCAGTTTCTGAAGATTTCCGCCCTCAGCCTCGTGTTCTGCGGGTCCGTGGTCAGCGGCAATGTCTCCCTCCGCTACCTCCCGGTCTCGTTCAACCAGGCCATCGGGGCCACCACGCCCTTCTTCACCGCTGTGTTTGCGTACATCATGACTCTTCGTCAGGAATCCTGGATCACCTATGTTACCTTGATACCTGTGGTTATGGGTGTCATTATCGCCAGTGGG GGCGAGCCAAGTTTTCatttgtttggtttcattatatGCATTGGTGCTACTGCTGCCAGGGCTCTCAAGACAGTGTTACAAGGAATTTTGATGTCCTCAGAAGA GGAAAAATTGAACTCCATGAATCTCCTTCTGTATATGGCTCCTATAGCAGTGATTTTAATACTTCCTGCAACAATTATAATGGAGAAGAATGTGATCAACGTAATGCTGGCACTTGCTAGAGAGGACTCCAAGTTTATCTTATACCTCCTGCTCAACTCATCTTTGgcatattttgtgaacttgaccAATTTCTTGGTCACAAAATATACCAGTGCTTTGACTCTCCAG GTTCTGGGAAATGCAAAGGGTGCAGTGGCAGTTGTCATCTCGATTCTCATATTTAGGAACCCTGTATCTTTTACTGGAATGGCTGGCTACACCCTCACCGTTATAGGTGTCATCCTCTACAGTGAATCTAAAAAGCGCAACAAGTGA
- the LOC122000700 gene encoding tetraspanin-6-like — translation MTMYRLSNTVIGYLNLVTLLASIPIIGSGLWLGRSSSTCDSFLQTPLLVVGSVVLLVSLAGLVGACFNVAWALWLYLLVMLFLVLALLGIIVFGIAVTGRGGEVPVPGRVYHEYRLGRYTGWLRHKITAPRYWNAGIACVVASRTCSKIAQWTPSDYLQRDLTPIQSGCCKPPTSCIYAAGAAVASQDGDCYRWNNAANVLCYTCDSCKAGVLEQVRRDWHKLSILNVVVLVVLIVVYSVGCCAFRNARRDELEYGYGNNSMPKVQPPWEYDWWRRWRDRRPVF, via the exons ATGACAATGTACCGCTTAAGCAACACCGTGATCGGGTACCTGAACCTGGTGACGCTGCTGGCGTCGATCCCCATCATCGGCAGCGGGCTGTGGCTGGGGCGGAGCTCCTCGACGTGCGATTCGTTCTTGCAGACGCCGCTCCTGGTGGTAGGCTCCGTGGTGCTGCTCGTCTCGCTCGCCGGCCTCGTGGGCGCCTGCTTCAACGTGGCGTGGGCGCTCTGGCTCTACCTTCTCGTCATGCTCTTCCTCGTCCTGGCCCTCCTCGGCATCATCGTCTTCGGCATCGCCGTCACCGGCCGCGGCGGCGAAGTCCCTGTCCCGGGACGCGTCTACCACGAGTACCGCCTCGGCCGCTACACCGGGTGGCTCCGCCATAAGATCACGGCGCCGCGATACTGGAACGCCGGCATCGCATGCGTCGTGGCGTCGAGGACGTGCTCCAAGATCGCTCAATGGACGCCATCGGACTACCTCCAAAGGGATCTCACGCCGATTCAG TCAGGGTGCTGCAAACCTCCGACATCGTGCATCTACGCGGCAGGGGCTGCAGTGGCTTCACAAGATGGAGACTGCTACCGGTGGAATAACGCGGCTAACGTCCTCTGCTACACCTGCGACTCGTGCAAGGCCGGTGTGCTGGAGCAAGTGAGGAGGGACTGGCACAAGCTCTCCATCCTCAACGTCGTCGTACTCGTCGTTCTAATTGTCGTTTACTCCGTTGGCTGCTGCGCTTTCCGCAACGCCCGTCGCGACGAATTGGAGTATGGCTATGGCAACAACTCCATGCCGAAAGTTCAACCTCCTTGGGAATACGACTG gtggaggaggtggagagaCAGAAGACCGGTCTTTTAA